The proteins below are encoded in one region of Saccopteryx leptura isolate mSacLep1 chromosome 1, mSacLep1_pri_phased_curated, whole genome shotgun sequence:
- the LOC136390731 gene encoding class I histocompatibility antigen, Gogo-B*0201 alpha chain-like produces MRAPPLLLLLSGSLVLTPTWAGPHSLRYFHTAVSRPGFGKPRFFTVGYVDDTEFMRFDSDAARPRMAPRAPWMEQPWVEQEDPQYWDRNTQITKGNAQTYRVSLNNLRGYYNQSEDGSHTIQGMYGCEMDPDGRLLRGYSQFAYDGTDYIALNEDLRSWTAADAAARITQLDWEEASEAEHVRNYLQGTCVEWLHLHLEKGKETLQRADPPKAHLTHHPISDHEVTLRCWALGFYPAEITLTWQRDGQDLTQDMEFVETRPAGDGTFQKWVAVVVPPGEEQSYTCHVQHEGLPEPLTLRWEPPQATIIVVIIAVLVIGAVVTGAVVTVAVVGAMMWMRSRSGGKGVSYPEAASEYGGVTPETL; encoded by the exons ATGAgggccccacccctcctcctgctgctctcgGGGTCCCTGGTCCTGACCCCGACCTGGGCGG gtCCCCACTCCCTGAGATATTTCCACACCGCCGTGTCCCGGCCCGGCTTCGGAAAGCCCCGCTTCTTCACCGTCGGCTACGTGGACGACACGGAGTTCATGCGGTTCGACAGCGACGCTGCGAGACCGAGGATGGCGCCGCGGGCGCCGTGGATGGAGCAGCCGTGGGTGGAGCAGGAGGACCCGCAGTATTGGGACCGGAACACGCAGATCACCAAGGGCAACGCGCAGACTTACCGAGTGAGCCTGAACAACCTGCGCGGCTACTACAACCAGAGCGAGGACG GGTCTCACACCATCCAGGGGATGTACGGCTGCGAAATGGACCCGGACGGGCGCCTCCTCCGCGGGTACAGTCAGTTCGCCTACGACGGTACCGACTACATCGCCCTGAACGAGGACCTGCGCTCCTGGACCGCGGCCGACGCGGCGGCTCGGATCACCCAGCTTGATTGGGAGGAGGCCAGTGAGGCAGAGCACGTCAGGAACTACCTGCAGGGCACGTGCGTGGAGTGGCTCCACCTTCacctggaaaaggggaaggagaccctgcagcgcgcag ACCCCCCAAAGGCACATTTGacccaccaccccatctctgaccatgaggtcaccctgaggtgctgggccctgggcttctaCCCTGCGGAGATCACCCTGACCTGGCAGCGTGATGGGCAGGACCTGACCCAGGACATGGAGTTTGTGGAGACCAGGCCTGCGGGGGACGGGACCTTCCAGAAGTGGGTGGCCGTGGTGGtgccccctggagaggagcagagctacACGTGCCATGTGCAGCATGAGGGGCTGCCTGAGCCCCTGAccctgagatggg agcctcctcaggCCACCATCATTGTGGTCATCATTGCTGTCCTGGTCATTGGAGCTGTGGTCACTGGAGCTGTGGTCACTGTAGCTGTGGTGGGAGCTATGATGTGGATGAGAAGTCGCTCag GTGGGAAAGGAGTCAGTTATCCTGAGGCTGCCAGTGAGTATGGAGGGGTGACCCCTGAGACCCTGTGA